A segment of the Candidatus Sumerlaea chitinivorans genome:
TGTGAGTTTCCCCAGCATCAATGCCCCTTTCCCCATCGGGCTCACCAGCAATTGCTCAAGAGTCCCGCGCTCGCGTTCTCGCACGACCGAAAGAGCGGTCGAGATCATCGTAGCGATTTGAAGGGCAATGCCAATCACGCCGGGCACGAAAAAGTTCGGGCTCTTCATGGCGGGGTTGTAGAGGATCTGAGGGCGGACTTCTACCGGTAGATCCCGCCGGCCGCTTTGCGCAAGGAGCGTCCCCAACGAACGTCGGAACGCCACCCCCATGGCTGTGTTGAGCGCCTGAAGCGCAGGAGTGGAGTTCGAGCCGTCAATGAGCACTTGCACCTGCGCGTTGCGTCCGGCACGCAGCCGCCGCGAAAAATCGGGTGGGATCTGCAAGCCCGCAGTTGCTTGGCCGGCCCGCAAGGCACTTGCTAATTCCGCAGCGGAATGAACTTCGCCTACAAGACGAAACGACATGGTGTTGACGAACGCTTCGACCAACGCCCGGCTTTCACGTGTACGATCCTCGTCGTAGAGCAGCAGCCGAAGATGTTTTGGGTCGTTATCTAATGCAAATCCGAAGGCAATGATCTGCAGGAGCGGGGGAAAGAACATGAAGAAAAGCGTGGTGCGGTCGCGCAACACGACGATGAATTCCTTGTAAACGATGGCCGCGAATCCACGGAAGAGTGCTTTCATACATCGGCCCCTGCGGTCAGCTTTTCGGTGTGAATGCGGGTGAGTTCCACAAAAACATCCTCGAGCGAAGGGGCAATTGGGTGGATTTCCACCTCATGAATTCCACTCTCGCGGAGACGCGTGCGCAAGGTGACTTCCGAAAAGTCGGCATCCACAAGCAAATGCATGGATTGCCCGAAAATAGTGGCTGAGCGCACACCGGGGAGCTGGCGCGCAATGCGCAGGGCGGTTGTCACATGGTCGCAGTTCACATCCAGACGCTGCGTCCCTTGGGGATTGACTTCTGGCAGCGCTTTGAGTGCGTCGGGTTCGCCACATACGATCAGTTGGGACTGATAAACATACGCCACGTGCGAACAGCGCTCGGCCTCGTCCATATAATGAGTGGTGACGAACAAGGTCATCCC
Coding sequences within it:
- a CDS encoding Multidrug ABC transporter permease, with product MKALFRGFAAIVYKEFIVVLRDRTTLFFMFFPPLLQIIAFGFALDNDPKHLRLLLYDEDRTRESRALVEAFVNTMSFRLVGEVHSAAELASALRAGQATAGLQIPPDFSRRLRAGRNAQVQVLIDGSNSTPALQALNTAMGVAFRRSLGTLLAQSGRRDLPVEVRPQILYNPAMKSPNFFVPGVIGIALQIATMISTALSVVRERERGTLEQLLVSPMGKGALMLGKLTPYLFIAMVMAGVLVAVLHFVFFIPIAGSLWALAVGSLAYIFALLCLGLLISTVAQNHMQALQISMAFMLPTIFFSGFIFPRETLPWIFYAISTVLPATYYIELVRGVVLRGALFSEYVNALVALVLIGLTLFAVCTMRFRRTIG